ccacacacttttaagtgACCAGATCTTGTGAGCACTCACTATCACacagacagcaccaagccatgaaggACCCATCCTCAtgatccaaacatctcccaccaggccccacttccaccattggggattataatttaacatgagatttgggcgaggacaaatatccaaactatatcaactaTGAAAGTTTGGGAAAAAGGTAACTTAAAAATCCCCTTGGTATTGTATTAACTCTGTTTTAAGTTGTGGATCTCCATATCCAGACTTTTCCAGTAGGGTTTCAGTCTGTGCCTCTTTCCGTGTTATAATATCCTATTCCTCTTCCCAGCCACAAATATTTCCCCAGAAAAGACCTACTACTGCACAGGCACAGTGTGATGTAGAACTGAGCTAATAGACTAGAAAATGGCACTTCTTTCTCGTGAGACAAAGGAGATAGTACCTGGCAATTGTGAAGCAGCCCTGCCCTGTGGCCAGAGCCTGGATTGGCCCCTCTCACCCCAGACACCCCACTAGTCTGCTAGTTTTGCTAGAGTGTCTTGTGATTCATTCAAATCATGTTTCAAAGCTCTGAGTAGAAGTTGAACCACTTTGTACTACTAAGTCCTAACCATATTTTTAGGACCCCttggtattttgtttgttttgtggtggTTGATagtacactttgggaggccaaggcaggcggatggcgaagttaggagttcaagagcagcctgaccaacatggtgaaacccatctcttctaaaaatgcaaaaattagccaggtgtggtggcgagcacctgtaatcccagctactcaggaggctgaggcaggagaatcgcttgaacccgggaggctaaggttgcagtgagccgagatcgcgccactgcactccaacctgtccAACCTGACAgagcgacagagagagacgctgtctcaaaaaataaaataataaaataaaataaaatcgtGACATAGGACGGTATCTCCACATGCATGGTTTCCCAAACCCCAAGTGATGCttatcaaagagaaagagaagggtggAGTGTGTGGAGAATAGGAGAATGTCTTTGGGCTTTAACGCAGGACTACTAGATGGGTGGTGCTCTGGTCTTTAAGGTGTATGTGCATCGAAGTGCAAATGGCTGCAGCAAGGAGGCGAGCAGTGTacccatgaggaaactgaggcgcagGGAGGTCAGGCAGGTTGTGAACAGGGGTTTAAGAAAAGCATTAAATTACTGGCTGCGCCAAGATGCTCTGCAAGGTGGGAACCTGTTGAAATAAGACTGTATCATGTGACTCAGCAAAGATGCCCGGCTACTCTGCCAAGAATCCCGTGTGTTGTTCTGACAACACCAGGGCCCAGGTCCCATGAGTAAGCCAGAATGGTTGATAGTGGGGGAGGATGATGACGACGCTGCCTTTGCCCCTGTCATGTGTAAAACAACTGCGTGTGGGTTTCCTGCAGcgcagtggggagggagaggagaaacgTCCTGCCGAGCCACCGTGCCTTTGGGTCAAAGGCACACGTGGAGACAGTCTTGGCCAAAGTCACAATGTGGTGAAACGTCCTGCCGAGCCACCGTGCCTTTGGGTCAAAGGCACACGTGGAGGCAGTCTTGGCCAAAGTCACAATGCGGTGTATTTCGCTTTGCGCCAAGGAGGTTCCCGGTCCCAGAAGTGCGAAGCGCCTGCGCAGTGGGCCCGAGGATTCGCGCGCTGTGGGAGCCAGGAGACCCCCGCTCCCGCCCCTCACCCCTCGCCCCCCGCCCTCGCCCCTGCCCCTCGCCCTCCTCTGCGAACACGCACATGAACGGGAGCATGGACTCGCCCGAGAATGCGCTTCACCTCGCAGAAGCGGGTGGGCTCTGTGGAGAGTCGCGGGCTCGGACTGGCTGACTGACACGCCTCGCTGCCCCCGCCTCCACCCGCGCCCCGCCCAGCTTCATCTCTCCCCTCCCAGGGCTCGCAGGCAGACGGAGGCTCCTCTCTCTCCCCGCCCCTCGCCTCGGCCCTTTCTCTTCCCAGCACCTCGGCTGCTcccctgcagcagcagcagcagcagcagcagcagcagcagcagcagcagcggggTCAGCGGCCCACACAGCAGGGAGCAGCGAGAGGAGGCTGCCTCGAGGATGAAGTGCAAACCCAACCAGACGCGGACCTACGACCCCGAGGGGTTCAAGAAGCGGGCGGCGTGCCTGTGCTTCCGGAGCGAGCGCGAGGACGAGGTCCTGTTAGTGAGTAGCAGCCGGTACCCGGACCGCTGGATCGTGCCGGGCGGGGGCATGGAGCCCGAGGAGGAGCCGGGCGGTGCGGCGGTCCGAGAGGTGTACGAAGAGGCGGGAGTCAAGGGGAAGTTAGGCCGGCTCCTGGGCGTCTTCGAACAGAACCAGGACCCCAAGCACAGAACGTACGTGTATGTACTGACTGTCACGGAGCTGCTGGAGGATTGGGAAGATTCGGTTAGCATTGGGAGGAAGCGAGAGTGGTTCAAAGTCGACGATGCCATCAAGGTTCTCCAGTGCCACAAGCCCGTGCATGCCGAATATCTGGAGAAACTAAAGCTGGGCGGTTCCCCAACCAATGGAAACTCCATGGCCCCATCCTCGCCAGATAGCGATCCCTAGTATGTACTGCTCGCGCCCACACAGACTTCTGTTTGTCTGCCTCGCTTAAAATGCATCCCGCCTGGAGCACCTCTCGTGCCATGTGCAGTCTCACGGGGAGGAGGGAGGCTTTTGTTTCCTTGGCAGACCCTCTGAATCACGCTTGCAAACTGTTGCCAGGCCCTGTTTTCAGTTTGCACGTTTTTCAGATGCTTTCCAAATCGCTTCTTGGTTACACTGTAAAATATTTCGGGGAAGCCTATGCCGCTTGGGGTTTTAGGTGCCTTAACTGTTCACCCTGCTTTTGGGGGCTGTTTGGGGGGGGGcgaggggtgggtggggagcgtgtggggagtgtgtgtgtgtctgcctgtgcGCCCTGTgatgtttttggttttacatttcaCACATAGTCGTGGGTGAGCGTGCGTGCGCATTTTTGATACCAGCCTTGTGGTTTGTTTGGTAGTGGAGGCCTTTGAAGTCTGACCAGCTTGGTTGTGTGGGcatcttttagtatttttttcccttgagttGTTTTCTCCTTCACAGCGTTCGCCCTTGTCAGGGAGCCTTTCTGTGGTGGGAGTtggtttaaaaaatcagttttgaaTTTGTAAAAACATTAGGAAATTCTACATCTTGTGCTCTTTCTGCACTCGACAGTCACTTTAGCCTCAGAAATGGGATCTCATTTGCCCctttcagaaatttctttttctatttctatgtggatcatttggttttcaaaaaattttcacAAGTAATTTTTCACTGCTGGCTTCAAATCACTATTTCCCATGTAGATTAACCTTATTGAATAGATGCTGCTGGGGATATGCTAGCCAAGCACATCTTACCAGAAAAACTGTATTCACAGAATTTGATTTCCCATGCTCAATTTCCAACTCCCATTGCCCCTTACTGGATACCGTAGAAGAACCATGGTTCTCTGGATTTaagtttgtttttgaaagaaagtGGTCTCCCTCCCATATTTGAACGTAGTGACATTCCGCTTAAGCCTCCCTGACTCTCAGTAACCACAAGAATGGAATCTTTTATGGCGATTACATCCCAGCTGAGTTAATTCTAGTGATGTTCAGCTGGTACAGAGTTGTCAAACTATTAGGATACCTGAACAACCTCTCAATGATACAGAGTAATTGTTTTGTCTCACAGGACAACCTTTTCTGGGTGCCAAATTAAAAGCTCTCACGTTTGCCTCAATACTTGCTTAAAGTCAGGAATCCCATCTAGAATACCTAAATCTCTCTTCTGGACCTTCCTCTGTTCCCCCATCCATGTCTGAAATTAGGTAGAAGGAAAGCCTACTTTGTGAAAAGGGTATTCAAATGAAAAGATCATTCCTAATTTCTAGAGCAACCTAGACTACGTCATATCTCTTAAACATTATTGACAGGTATTtggggttccttttttttttttttttttttgagacggagtcttgttctatgGGTCACTGTTATTcactttcttttaagaaattttgGGTTTCGCTATGTAAATTCAAGGTTCCTCTTCTAGATCTCATCTCCCGTGACAGTTGAGGAAAAGCCTAGTTTTTGAAGAGAGtatgggtgggggcggggggtcgggcttggtggctcacacctgtaatcccagcactttggaaggccgaggcgggcagatcaccaagtcaggagatcgagaccagcctggccagcatggtgaaaccccgtctctactaaaaatacaaaaactagctgggcatggtggtgcgcacctgtaatcccaggtactcgggaggctgaggtaggataatcgcTTGatctcgggaggtggaggttgcagcaagccgagatcgccccactgcactccagtatgggcgctcgtctcaaaaaaaaaaaaaaaaaaaaaaagactgactttCCCCTCGTGCCCCACTGGACAAGTACCTactttttctcattctaaaaaaattttgaagATGACATGTTGGAGTAAAGGTAAGTTTGGTTGCTTGATACAGAATTTGCTGCTCTGGATGGTTAACATATTTTCTAAGAAACCTATGTTCTGTTGATCAGGTCACCTTTGAAAGAAGTAACCCTGAAAGGGGTGAAAGGtggctataaatatttttaagtcctGTATATAGTTTCATTTGACAGAATCATTGTAAAGATTTcaacatttttgtatttagaaaatcgATAAAAATTGAAGTGTGTATATGTAAGAGCTTGTAAAGAAACAGCAACATTAGAGGGCCCTTGTGGGATAGATGCTTTAAAGGGCTCTGATGCTGGAGCTGCTCCTTGTCTCACTTGCCTTTAAGTGGAGTTCAATTGTAAGAAAAAGCATTTCTTCCCTCCATAGTTGTTGACTGGGAAAAGGGAGGTTAGAGCTTACAGTACTAACAGCTGGccagagttttctttttcagagttccTTTTGTGGAAGCACCAGTCAAAACAAATATTCTCAGCACCATTCTCGCATTGCAATCATCTTTCTGAATGACTGTTGGCCTATTAGAATATGAACTTTTCGAGGACTAGGACCCAGACTGAATCCTCCCCCATATCCTcagagcctagaacagtgcctggaatttGGAGATATTTGTCATTGATCCACAGATTAGAAATGTCTACTACAAGTGTATTCCCGATTTCTCAGCTTCATAATGTACCTGGGACAATCTGTTATTCCCTCAGGCTCTCATCTGGCCTCACAGGGAAACTGCATTGGATAATTCACTGGAGGCTTTTCCAATTCAAAATGGTTGATGAGccatagtaggagctcaataaatatttgttgattagaGGAATTGATGAACCAATAAAACCCtattaataagattttttttttaggtgaatgGCATAGATGTTGTTCAGATTTACTTTGAAAGGATCAAGtatgtgaatggatgaatggaattGTGAAGCACAGATGAGCTCTTTCGCACTCCAAGGACACAGCTCATCCTATGCTTTTGGACACTTCTTCCCTGTTTATTACAATGACTATTCTCCAGGTTGTTGCACTACCGCTGTATCTGTACAGAATTCTAACTTGGCACCTGTGGCCTTTTTTGTGCTTTTATGATTATGTGTCTGTATTTCCCACCAGATTATATGCCCTTGAATCCAAGGAACTTGTTTCCTTAGTCTTTTTTATATATCTAGCATATAAGATATTGCTTAGAATATGGTAGACATCACTGAAGATTTGTTTAAATAGTTCATATTTTGTAATGATACTGAATGGTTAAACAATCCCTTTCTAATCTGTCTAGCATATATGTGACTTTTGTTTATCAAGTGTCACACAACTGCTTCAAGGCAGCTGTGAGATACTAGAAAGCAAAAATTCTTACTCCTATGTCTGTGTCATCCCAGACATGTGCCTCCAGATGGCAGTATTCTACaccatctataaaatatatttgcaaagccaggcacagtgttaAGCATctgcctcaggaggctgaggcagaagaatagcttgagcccaggagctttagtctagcctgagcaatataatgagactccgtctcttaaaatATTTGCCCAAACATTGAACCTAAATTTGACCACGCCCCTAGAAATAATTCCTAATCTTTAGAAAATAGGGCAGAGAAACATTATTTTACACCATGGAGATGAGATCAGCAGAATCCAGACTATAAGAAACTACAGGACACATGACTCAGTTTCTTCTGTAAATAACTTGCAAGGATGAAAGAGATGGAGGATGAACCTATAGATTTAAAGAGACTTAAGAGACATATTAACCAATTGTATGGATCTTATTTGAATTGTGATTTGACCGAActgtaaaacaaatacatttatgaGACAATCGGGGTAATTTGAACATTGGTGGGGTATTTGGTATTAGGATAATGGTTTTATCATTATGTTAGAAAGAAGGGTCCTCATCTATATTCTCAAACATTTGTGGCTGATATGATATGATTCttggaatttgcttcaaaatagtaAATCTGGATGTTAAGTGCATTGCAAAGATTGATGAAACGAAATTGGCcttgataattgttgaagctgggtgatggcTAAAATGAG
This portion of the Macaca thibetana thibetana isolate TM-01 chromosome X, ASM2454274v1, whole genome shotgun sequence genome encodes:
- the LOC126946575 gene encoding diphosphoinositol polyphosphate phosphohydrolase 3-alpha; this translates as MKCKPNQTRTYDPEGFKKRAACLCFRSEREDEVLLVSSSRYPDRWIVPGGGMEPEEEPGGAAVREVYEEAGVKGKLGRLLGVFEQNQDPKHRTYVYVLTVTELLEDWEDSVSIGRKREWFKVDDAIKVLQCHKPVHAEYLEKLKLGGSPTNGNSMAPSSPDSDP